One Deltaproteobacteria bacterium DNA segment encodes these proteins:
- a CDS encoding ABC transporter permease: MKPINVFRLELCSAFSSVRTLVFRLGVAFLLGAPFVFIAMPVRIRVVGLVMLTLFTSFFGTAVSLVRARSEGRLTRLRVLPIPGWRMASDQLFAWSLVDFAQTGPLMFLLVAVSGHPISPGLGLRLAGLYCITVLLLNVAGFTLGWVMKNNPEVHLCGGLIVMGVGLLSGLVPVPSRIEPLVEVTAIFSPVGRLADALERAVTGVPQHEGALAGALFFLIFSGTLIGRAVDWRTRFGRR, translated from the coding sequence ATGAAGCCGATCAATGTATTTCGCCTCGAGCTGTGTTCCGCGTTCAGCAGTGTAAGGACCCTGGTTTTCCGGTTGGGCGTGGCGTTCCTGCTGGGAGCTCCCTTTGTTTTTATTGCCATGCCTGTCAGGATCAGGGTGGTCGGCCTGGTCATGCTTACCCTGTTCACCAGTTTTTTCGGCACGGCGGTGAGCCTTGTACGAGCCCGATCGGAAGGACGGCTGACGCGGCTTCGCGTGCTTCCCATTCCGGGGTGGCGGATGGCGAGCGATCAGCTTTTTGCGTGGTCGCTGGTGGATTTCGCTCAGACCGGGCCGCTGATGTTTCTGCTCGTTGCCGTGAGCGGCCATCCGATTTCGCCGGGGTTGGGGCTGCGTCTTGCCGGGCTGTACTGCATCACCGTGCTTTTGCTCAACGTGGCCGGATTCACGCTGGGATGGGTGATGAAAAACAATCCGGAAGTTCATCTCTGCGGGGGGCTGATTGTGATGGGGGTCGGACTGCTTTCCGGCCTTGTGCCGGTTCCGTCCAGGATCGAACCGCTTGTGGAGGTAACCGCGATATTCAGTCCCGTCGGACGACTGGCGGATGCGTTGGAGCGGGCAGTCACAGGCGTGCCCCAGCATGAGGGGGCACTTGCCGGAGCACTCTTTTTTCTGATTTTTTCCGGGACCCTGATCGGCCGCGCAGTGGACTGGCGCACCCGATTCGGACGCCGGTAG
- a CDS encoding ABC transporter ATP-binding protein: MACIDISCAVRQYAPGRGVCNVSLSVEEGVCCALLGRNGSGKSTLTRLLLGLARPQSGRIAVFGNVVSEGSRNHLKRTGVVLDTSVHWDNLSGYDNAYFVARSYGLSHALVKERLINYLQAADLQEWADQPVAGYSYGMRRKLSIVQALSHEPDLLIMDEPTAGVDAHFLTRLTKMVQDRSLRGRTTWIAGNDPEWVSGVSAKVFFLDRGSIVAKGSVDDLVGETGSLSELRILLEGYTPIAPPPFSWVRSFVREGRVVTVFLDKETFLIPELVEWIVSHGGSIIRMETIGGTLRDAFLLKTGKTIEA; this comes from the coding sequence GTGGCGTGCATCGATATCAGCTGCGCCGTCCGTCAATACGCTCCCGGAAGAGGCGTCTGTAACGTCTCGTTGTCCGTGGAAGAAGGTGTATGCTGCGCCCTGCTGGGCCGAAACGGATCCGGCAAAAGCACGCTTACGCGCCTCCTGTTGGGGTTGGCTCGGCCTCAATCGGGCCGGATCGCCGTGTTCGGGAACGTTGTATCCGAAGGGTCCCGAAACCACCTCAAACGAACGGGCGTGGTGCTGGATACAAGCGTCCACTGGGACAACCTCTCCGGATACGACAATGCCTATTTTGTGGCCCGATCCTATGGTCTCTCCCACGCCCTGGTGAAAGAACGACTGATCAATTATCTGCAGGCCGCGGATTTGCAGGAATGGGCGGATCAACCCGTAGCCGGCTATTCTTACGGCATGCGAAGGAAGCTCAGCATCGTTCAGGCCCTGAGTCACGAGCCGGATTTGCTGATCATGGACGAACCCACGGCGGGTGTGGACGCCCATTTCCTGACGCGACTGACGAAGATGGTGCAGGACAGAAGTTTGCGCGGCCGGACCACCTGGATCGCCGGAAACGACCCGGAATGGGTGAGCGGCGTGTCGGCCAAAGTTTTCTTTTTGGACAGAGGTTCCATTGTCGCAAAAGGGTCGGTGGACGACCTTGTCGGGGAAACCGGATCGTTGTCGGAGCTGCGCATTCTTCTGGAAGGATACACCCCGATCGCACCTCCGCCGTTTTCGTGGGTTCGCTCCTTTGTCCGGGAGGGTAGGGTGGTGACCGTCTTTCTGGACAAGGAGACTTTTCTCATTCCGGAGTTGGTGGAGTGGATCGTATCTCACGGCGGCTCCATCATCCGGATGGAGACGATCGGCGGCACGTTGCGGGACGCATTCCTGCTCAAGACGGGTAAAACCATAGAAGCATGA
- a CDS encoding universal stress protein, giving the protein MTRRKNCRTHMANPRVIDRTIFLTRGNRLCIVTSVPFRDVFILSLRPAMDSSFAGDESIIDVVFRTMYSRILVALDGSEYARRGGRIALDLARNIGATLLACHVYGAELHNRRFRDMEPGLSSRYLGAPFLNELRHTHRSLITDGLRALSRGYMEDYLTEAKRAGVQVREINVEGRNYVRLLDIARQEGAGLMVLGAFGTAAYDPDFHTQLFKSMACSVPAERIEAIGLKRQEEVHDQIINDGLGTLYSRFLEKAVQLSGSLGAAATSGLVRGKAYRALVDQSEMKNACLTVVGRFGHHREKDSWIGSNAEALVRLTHNNVLVCMSEQAAEARSDKEASAFEWDSEAEERLMRIPSPARSMAKTVVENELKQRGEGRVTLKTFLEIARRLGMGARPDAEDG; this is encoded by the coding sequence TTGACTCGAAGAAAGAACTGCCGGACTCACATGGCCAACCCTCGCGTGATCGATCGGACCATTTTCTTGACCCGCGGGAACCGCCTCTGTATAGTAACTTCGGTCCCGTTTCGGGACGTTTTCATTCTGTCTCTCCGCCCGGCAATGGATTCGTCCTTTGCCGGGGATGAGTCGATCATAGACGTTGTCTTCCGAACTATGTACTCAAGAATACTAGTAGCTCTCGACGGGTCCGAATACGCTCGAAGGGGGGGACGGATAGCCCTCGACCTGGCTCGAAACATCGGCGCCACGCTGCTTGCTTGTCACGTGTATGGAGCCGAGCTTCACAATCGGCGCTTTCGGGATATGGAGCCCGGTCTCTCGAGCAGATACCTGGGCGCCCCTTTCTTGAACGAACTCCGTCATACGCACCGGTCATTGATCACCGATGGTTTGCGAGCGCTTTCCCGGGGATACATGGAGGATTACCTCACCGAGGCGAAGCGCGCCGGAGTTCAGGTGCGTGAAATCAATGTGGAAGGACGAAATTACGTCCGACTCCTTGATATCGCCCGGCAGGAAGGGGCGGGCCTGATGGTGCTGGGCGCCTTCGGGACGGCGGCGTACGATCCTGATTTTCATACTCAGCTTTTCAAGTCCATGGCCTGTTCCGTGCCGGCCGAGAGGATTGAAGCCATCGGGTTGAAACGGCAGGAAGAAGTGCACGATCAGATTATCAACGACGGTCTTGGAACCTTGTATTCACGCTTCCTCGAGAAAGCGGTTCAGCTCTCCGGAAGTTTGGGCGCCGCGGCCACATCCGGACTGGTGCGCGGCAAGGCTTACCGTGCTCTGGTGGACCAGTCGGAAATGAAGAACGCCTGTTTGACGGTGGTCGGTCGCTTTGGACACCATCGCGAAAAGGATTCGTGGATCGGTTCGAATGCGGAAGCCCTGGTTCGACTGACTCACAACAATGTGCTCGTTTGTATGTCCGAACAGGCCGCCGAGGCTAGATCCGACAAGGAGGCGTCGGCGTTCGAGTGGGATTCCGAAGCAGAAGAGCGATTGATGCGCATTCCTTCCCCTGCCAGGTCGATGGCCAAGACCGTGGTGGAGAACGAGCTGAAACAACGGGGCGAAGGCCGCGTGACCCTAAAAACCTTCCTCGAGATAGCACGACGGCTGGGCATGGGTGCTCGCCCGGATGCAGAAGATGGCTGA
- a CDS encoding C40 family peptidase: protein MARQIPLTWFIRALLALFLIGPSPARAALPSDQLVRMLRSIDGLTEAEIGQFSNALLNAFAKEVAEGKSMSAEFVDIVKSVVETGRFNEVEPERVASCAYKVYQARQMGSPETELIDLSEVLFVQPDVGLPELMAASKALNLFRLSTVPEEIYMEVVYHALERYWRPQELEQVSQGLIYAVRNGLTPRRIALALIIRVDQGLGDVPPPKMVEEEIDYVRSLEPHLWRGGDRAEGSTLSAWELQEKRRQEAAYQGMDRAIAAEVPEQVAQELAYVALERNWSIPEMQSVFEGMIRGQGIGLTPEKLAIAMIIRVDQGLKDVPPATMVDQEIAFVSGIEADKLATLKKARAEADARGEQELLESRRLREDAERKAEEERRLQLQLDRLRQEQEQKKIEAELQQVQEGKRRQEEEQDRIRIQQELEAKRQLELVEARRRQEEAERKGLEELEKQQEAERLRLAEERRIREEEQKKRVEEQNRQEEERKKKEDERIQAARVLEQQEKRIREQIEQIRADKERVAIEAQTARSKAMISVKLKPFAAQQGKAVGAASAQLIRTSVKTFIDPPPSTPYRWGGTSRKGVDCSGFTQIVFKEQEIRIPRVSGEQASVGRPIATEKLKFGDLVFFNKTGRGKISHVGMYYGNGTFAHSSCSQGVTISKFFDNTYFWKRYVRATRITDIQ, encoded by the coding sequence ATGGCGCGACAAATTCCTCTAACGTGGTTCATAAGAGCGCTCTTGGCGCTCTTCCTAATTGGTCCGTCCCCCGCCCGGGCGGCCTTGCCTTCCGACCAACTGGTCCGGATGCTCCGGTCCATAGACGGACTGACCGAAGCGGAAATCGGACAGTTCTCGAATGCGCTCCTCAACGCCTTTGCTAAAGAGGTCGCAGAGGGAAAATCGATGTCCGCCGAGTTCGTCGATATTGTAAAGTCCGTGGTGGAAACCGGCCGTTTTAACGAGGTGGAGCCCGAACGGGTGGCTTCGTGCGCGTACAAGGTCTACCAAGCGCGACAAATGGGCAGTCCGGAGACGGAACTCATCGACCTGTCCGAAGTACTCTTCGTGCAGCCGGACGTCGGTTTGCCCGAACTGATGGCCGCATCAAAGGCGTTGAATCTTTTCAGGCTGTCCACCGTTCCCGAAGAAATCTACATGGAAGTGGTCTACCACGCATTGGAACGTTACTGGAGGCCCCAGGAATTGGAGCAGGTTTCCCAGGGCTTGATCTATGCCGTGAGGAACGGACTAACGCCGCGAAGGATCGCTTTGGCCTTGATCATCCGGGTGGACCAGGGTCTCGGTGACGTGCCCCCTCCCAAAATGGTCGAGGAGGAAATCGATTACGTTCGATCCCTTGAACCTCACCTATGGAGGGGCGGCGACCGTGCCGAGGGTTCGACCCTCTCCGCGTGGGAGCTTCAGGAAAAGAGGCGGCAGGAGGCGGCGTACCAAGGAATGGACAGGGCCATAGCCGCGGAAGTTCCGGAGCAGGTGGCTCAGGAACTGGCCTATGTAGCTTTGGAACGTAACTGGTCCATACCGGAGATGCAGTCTGTATTCGAGGGCATGATTCGCGGACAGGGCATCGGGCTGACACCCGAAAAACTGGCCATTGCCATGATCATTCGAGTGGACCAAGGCTTGAAAGACGTCCCGCCGGCAACCATGGTGGACCAGGAAATCGCTTTTGTAAGCGGAATCGAGGCGGACAAACTGGCGACACTGAAAAAAGCGCGCGCAGAAGCTGACGCTCGCGGGGAACAGGAACTCCTGGAGTCCCGTCGGCTCCGGGAAGACGCCGAGCGTAAGGCGGAGGAAGAACGCCGCCTGCAGCTTCAATTAGACCGGCTACGACAGGAGCAGGAGCAGAAGAAAATAGAAGCCGAGCTTCAACAGGTGCAGGAGGGAAAAAGAAGACAGGAGGAGGAACAGGACCGGATCCGAATCCAGCAGGAACTGGAAGCCAAGCGTCAACTGGAACTCGTGGAAGCTCGCAGGCGGCAGGAAGAGGCGGAACGTAAGGGCCTGGAAGAACTCGAAAAACAACAGGAAGCGGAACGACTGAGGCTCGCGGAAGAGCGCAGAATCCGGGAAGAGGAACAGAAGAAACGCGTGGAAGAGCAAAACAGACAGGAAGAGGAACGGAAGAAAAAGGAGGACGAACGGATTCAGGCGGCACGGGTCCTCGAACAGCAGGAAAAACGGATTCGGGAACAGATCGAACAGATCCGGGCGGATAAAGAAAGGGTGGCGATCGAAGCCCAAACGGCTCGGAGCAAGGCCATGATTTCCGTGAAACTCAAGCCTTTTGCCGCCCAACAGGGTAAAGCCGTTGGCGCCGCTTCAGCCCAGCTCATCCGCACTTCCGTAAAAACCTTCATAGATCCGCCTCCCTCCACACCCTACCGGTGGGGGGGCACCAGCCGGAAAGGCGTCGACTGCTCCGGTTTCACCCAGATCGTCTTCAAAGAACAGGAGATACGGATTCCAAGAGTCTCAGGCGAACAAGCCTCCGTTGGGAGACCCATCGCTACAGAGAAGCTCAAATTTGGAGATCTTGTGTTCTTCAACAAGACGGGCAGAGGTAAGATTTCGCATGTAGGAATGTATTATGGTAATGGAACCTTTGCACACTCCTCTTGCAGCCAAGGGGTAACCATCAGTAAGTTCTTCGATAACACGTACTTCTGGAAACGATACGTGCGCGCAACACGAATCACCGACATACAATAG